One window of the Lonchura striata isolate bLonStr1 chromosome 9, bLonStr1.mat, whole genome shotgun sequence genome contains the following:
- the SWT1 gene encoding transcriptional protein SWT1 isoform X2: MSKKKLKKLSGKEVSSDGQDDKNSEDTRSYKHTVKGETELQRSKPEKDGREKKRHRSSRAFHDADGRSQEKSPKRSKSPDGSSIQIEKQKKVVIQFKAKEIKHGKTTRTPDVVTTSKERCRCDGVEEKRLWYSFELQRDKALKKKREKAELCKLKLKAEQDMIEKFKSSVYEVPHKKAEDSKKRCEDIRIPKKPPHTSAGTRHGDRPASKAPSALSSFWEEEEEEEYKDLAEKKRYTSKHRSSHSSSQTPPRWDSRKRQKHGTGSPKAPERSGTKEGDLEAPALCFKQNVEDPCTSDSYQGGEVRKPVPVPKISEDFPPLQDSQSTETDQEMQIVEDLHVARVEKRMALSVVQTCGELTSMEIDLPEQDLNISSGAFSSGLNILVVIDTNIMISHLEFVRSLKSEDIPGVDRLTLIIPWVVLQELDNLKKGKMLQHVRDKAIPAVQFIYKCLKSQDSKLWGQSMQLASQKIYGLSNENNDDRVLQCCLQYQNLFPQALVVLCTDDKNLCNKAIVSEVKAFCKADLVTALQNVNANRPQNSEELQQPEQDTEFGKTRADADFTAQFPNVLPDLEKNLGEALSCILETEMKLAFGNLWMEILYLKPPWTLANLLKCYKKHWMAVFGYVVPRSLLSTIECLSKHLYADKPFDSSTVHILLQESKQLLHAFSCRSDYNGVLPQAYAEVAKLCETLGGKMLRVKKWKPQCLICKELRKKSYSPALMWLRKTGTRKSGWSWKVFGTP, translated from the exons GTCCAAACCAGAGAAAGATGGGCGTGAGAAGAAGCGACACCGAAGTTCTCGTGCTTTTCACGATGCTGATGGAAGATCCCAGGAAAAATCTCCAAAGAGAAGCAAAAGCCCGGATGGTTCTTCAATTCAAattgaaaagcagaagaaagttGTGATCCAGTTTAAAGCCAAAGAAATCAAACATGGCAAAACCACCCGCACTCCTGATGTGGTAACTACCAGCAAGGAAAGATGTCGCTGTGATGGagtagaagaaaaaaggctCTGGTACAGCTTTGAACTTCAGAGGGACAAGGCactaaagaaaaagagagagaaagctgAACTCTGTAAACTTAAGCTAAAAGCAGAACAAGATATGATAGAAAAGTTTAAGTCCTCTGTGTACGAGGTACCACATAAAAAGGCAGAGGACTCAAAAAAGCGGTGTGAAGATATCAGAATTCCCAAAAAGCCACCTCACACCTCTGCAGGGACTAGGCATGGTGATAGACCTGCCAGTAAGGCACCAAGTGCATTATCTAGCTTctgggaagaagaggaggaagaagaataTAAGGACTTGGCTGAGAAAAAGAGGTACACGAGTAAACACAGATCATCGCACTCTTCATCCCAGACTCCACCACGATGGGACTCTCGGAAGCGCCAGAAACACGGAACTGGTTCTCCTAAAGCTCCTGAGCGCTCAGGAACTAAAGAAGGAGACTTGGAAGCCCCAGCATTGTGTTTTAAGCAG AATGTTGAGGACCCCTGCACATCTGACTCCTACCAGGGAGGTGAGGTCAGAAAGCCTGTGCCTGTCCCAAAG ATCTCTGAAGACTTTCCACCCCTTCAAGACAGTCAGAGCACAGAAACAGACCAAGAG ATGCAAATAGTTGAAGACTTGCACGTTGCTCGTGTGGAGAAGAGGATGGCCCTGTCTGTAGTACAGACCTGTGGAGAGCTTACAAGCATGGAGATAGATCTTCCAGAACaggatttaaatatttcttctg GGGCCTTTAGTTCTGGTCTGAACATCCTAGTGGTGATTGACACAAATATAATGATTAGTCACCTTGAGTTTGTGAGATCCTTGAAATCTGAGGACATACCAG gagTTGATAGACTTACATTAATAATTCCCTGGGTCGTCCTACAAGAGCTGGACAACTTGAAGAAGGGGAAAATGCTGCAGCATGTTCGGGACAAAGCCATCCCTGCAGTGCAGTTCATCTACAAGTGTCTCAAGAGCCAGGATTCCAAACTGTGGGGGCAATCCATGCAGCTGGCTTCTcaaaaaatat ATGGGCTGAGCAATGAGAACAATGATGACCGtgtcctgcagtgctgcctgcagTACCAGAATCTCTTCCCACAAGCTCTTGTCGTCCTGTGCAC gGATGATAAAAATCTGTGTAATAAAGCCATTGTGAGTGAGGTCAAGGCATTCTGCAAAGCTGATCTGGTCACTGCTCTGCAGAATGTGAATGCAAACAGGCCCCAGAActctgaggagctgcagcagccagagcagg ATACAGAATTTGGAAAGACAAGAGCTGATGCTGATTTTACTGCACAATTCCCAAATGTGCTTCCAGACCTTGAAAAGAACTTAGGAGAAGCTTTGTCTTGTATTTTGGAGACTGAAATGAAACTTGCATTTGGAAACCTGTGGATGGAG ATCCTCTATCTGAAGCCACCATGGACCTTAGCAAACCTGCTGAAATGTTATAAAAAACACTGGATGGCTGTTTTTGGTTATGTGGTGCCAAGGAGTTTACTTTCAACTATTGAATGTCTTTCTAAACACCTTTATGCAG ATAAACCATTTGACTCCTCAACAGTGCATATCCTACTCCAGGAATCCAAACAATTGCTCCATGCTTTCAGCTGCAGGTCAGACTACAACGGTGTCCTGCCCCAGGCTTATGCTGAAGTGGCAAAACTGTGTGAGACCCTCGGGGGG AAAATGCTGCGTGTGAAAAAATGGAAGCCACAATGCCTAATCTGCAAAGAACTGAGGAAAAAGAGCTACAGCCCAGCCTTGATGTGGCTCAGGAAAACAGGCACCAGGAAATCTGGTTGGTCCTGGAAGGTGTTTGGAACACCATGA
- the SWT1 gene encoding transcriptional protein SWT1 isoform X1, with protein MSKKKLKKLSGKEVSSDGQDDKNSEDTRSYKHTVKGETELQRSKPEKDGREKKRHRSSRAFHDADGRSQEKSPKRSKSPDGSSIQIEKQKKVVIQFKAKEIKHGKTTRTPDVVTTSKERCRCDGVEEKRLWYSFELQRDKALKKKREKAELCKLKLKAEQDMIEKFKSSVYEVPHKKAEDSKKRCEDIRIPKKPPHTSAGTRHGDRPASKAPSALSSFWEEEEEEEYKDLAEKKRYTSKHRSSHSSSQTPPRWDSRKRQKHGTGSPKAPERSGTKEGDLEAPALCFKQNVEDPCTSDSYQGGEVRKPVPVPKISEDFPPLQDSQSTETDQEMQIVEDLHVARVEKRMALSVVQTCGELTSMEIDLPEQDLNISSGAFSSGLNILVVIDTNIMISHLEFVRSLKSEDIPGVDRLTLIIPWVVLQELDNLKKGKMLQHVRDKAIPAVQFIYKCLKSQDSKLWGQSMQLASQKIYGLSNENNDDRVLQCCLQYQNLFPQALVVLCTDDKNLCNKAIVSEVKAFCKADLVTALQNVNANRPQNSEELQQPEQDTEFGKTRADADFTAQFPNVLPDLEKNLGEALSCILETEMKLAFGNLWMEILYLKPPWTLANLLKCYKKHWMAVFGYVVPRSLLSTIECLSKHLYADKPFDSSTVHILLQESKQLLHAFSCRSDYNGVLPQAYAEVAKLCETLGGVRADSEQDLSEDIMVLSENAACEKMEATMPNLQRTEEKELQPSLDVAQENRHQEIWLVLEGVWNTMNLYSIELFQKLDPSSVTMAAKASFEEAFLGLQKLLAAVKDIREGIGRILTPSSSFQDIWTLYSFLRRHEINNSLKFTAEELYECVSQELYRERLEVGCCQLAALEQALEQCRASVHREAESRGWL; from the exons GTCCAAACCAGAGAAAGATGGGCGTGAGAAGAAGCGACACCGAAGTTCTCGTGCTTTTCACGATGCTGATGGAAGATCCCAGGAAAAATCTCCAAAGAGAAGCAAAAGCCCGGATGGTTCTTCAATTCAAattgaaaagcagaagaaagttGTGATCCAGTTTAAAGCCAAAGAAATCAAACATGGCAAAACCACCCGCACTCCTGATGTGGTAACTACCAGCAAGGAAAGATGTCGCTGTGATGGagtagaagaaaaaaggctCTGGTACAGCTTTGAACTTCAGAGGGACAAGGCactaaagaaaaagagagagaaagctgAACTCTGTAAACTTAAGCTAAAAGCAGAACAAGATATGATAGAAAAGTTTAAGTCCTCTGTGTACGAGGTACCACATAAAAAGGCAGAGGACTCAAAAAAGCGGTGTGAAGATATCAGAATTCCCAAAAAGCCACCTCACACCTCTGCAGGGACTAGGCATGGTGATAGACCTGCCAGTAAGGCACCAAGTGCATTATCTAGCTTctgggaagaagaggaggaagaagaataTAAGGACTTGGCTGAGAAAAAGAGGTACACGAGTAAACACAGATCATCGCACTCTTCATCCCAGACTCCACCACGATGGGACTCTCGGAAGCGCCAGAAACACGGAACTGGTTCTCCTAAAGCTCCTGAGCGCTCAGGAACTAAAGAAGGAGACTTGGAAGCCCCAGCATTGTGTTTTAAGCAG AATGTTGAGGACCCCTGCACATCTGACTCCTACCAGGGAGGTGAGGTCAGAAAGCCTGTGCCTGTCCCAAAG ATCTCTGAAGACTTTCCACCCCTTCAAGACAGTCAGAGCACAGAAACAGACCAAGAG ATGCAAATAGTTGAAGACTTGCACGTTGCTCGTGTGGAGAAGAGGATGGCCCTGTCTGTAGTACAGACCTGTGGAGAGCTTACAAGCATGGAGATAGATCTTCCAGAACaggatttaaatatttcttctg GGGCCTTTAGTTCTGGTCTGAACATCCTAGTGGTGATTGACACAAATATAATGATTAGTCACCTTGAGTTTGTGAGATCCTTGAAATCTGAGGACATACCAG gagTTGATAGACTTACATTAATAATTCCCTGGGTCGTCCTACAAGAGCTGGACAACTTGAAGAAGGGGAAAATGCTGCAGCATGTTCGGGACAAAGCCATCCCTGCAGTGCAGTTCATCTACAAGTGTCTCAAGAGCCAGGATTCCAAACTGTGGGGGCAATCCATGCAGCTGGCTTCTcaaaaaatat ATGGGCTGAGCAATGAGAACAATGATGACCGtgtcctgcagtgctgcctgcagTACCAGAATCTCTTCCCACAAGCTCTTGTCGTCCTGTGCAC gGATGATAAAAATCTGTGTAATAAAGCCATTGTGAGTGAGGTCAAGGCATTCTGCAAAGCTGATCTGGTCACTGCTCTGCAGAATGTGAATGCAAACAGGCCCCAGAActctgaggagctgcagcagccagagcagg ATACAGAATTTGGAAAGACAAGAGCTGATGCTGATTTTACTGCACAATTCCCAAATGTGCTTCCAGACCTTGAAAAGAACTTAGGAGAAGCTTTGTCTTGTATTTTGGAGACTGAAATGAAACTTGCATTTGGAAACCTGTGGATGGAG ATCCTCTATCTGAAGCCACCATGGACCTTAGCAAACCTGCTGAAATGTTATAAAAAACACTGGATGGCTGTTTTTGGTTATGTGGTGCCAAGGAGTTTACTTTCAACTATTGAATGTCTTTCTAAACACCTTTATGCAG ATAAACCATTTGACTCCTCAACAGTGCATATCCTACTCCAGGAATCCAAACAATTGCTCCATGCTTTCAGCTGCAGGTCAGACTACAACGGTGTCCTGCCCCAGGCTTATGCTGAAGTGGCAAAACTGTGTGAGACCCTCGGGGGG GTGAGGGCAGACAGTGAGCAGGATTTATCAGAAGACATCATGGTTCTTTCAGAAAATGCTGCGTGTGAAAAAATGGAAGCCACAATGCCTAATCTGCAAAGAACTGAGGAAAAAGAGCTACAGCCCAGCCTTGATGTGGCTCAGGAAAACAGGCACCAGGAAATCTGGTTGGTCCTGGAAGGTGTTTGGAACACCATGAACTTGTACAG tATTGAGCTATTCCAGAAGCTGGACCCCAGTTCAGTGACCATGGCTGCCAAGGCCTCGTTTGAGGAGGCTTTTTTGGGCCTGCAGAAGCTGTTGGCAGCAGTGAAGGACATCCGAGAGGGCATTGGCAG aattttAACCCCATCCAGCAGTTTCCAAGATATTTGGACCCTCTATAGCTTCCTCAGAAGACATGAG ATCAATAACAGTCTGAAATTCACTGCTGAGGAGCTGTATGAATGTGTTTCACAGGAGCTCTACAG GGAAAGGCTGGAAGTGGGGTGCTGCCAGCTGGCAGCGCTGGAGCAGGCGCTGGAGCAGTGCCGGGCGTCCGTGCACAGGGAAGCCGAGAG